In Brachypodium distachyon strain Bd21 chromosome 2, Brachypodium_distachyon_v3.0, whole genome shotgun sequence, one genomic interval encodes:
- the LOC100845994 gene encoding photosystem II reaction center W protein, chloroplastic, which yields MATISAAVGFATARPSQASGLPQLRVVRAERLKCGYSKDGKSTAAVAVVKGAAPLVAAVTAAGPALALVDERMSTEGTGLSLGLSNNLLGWILLGVFGLIWSLYTVYSSTLDDDDESGGLSL from the exons ATGGCAACGATCAGCGCCGCCGTTGGCTTCGCCACCGCCAGGCCATCGCAGGCTTCAG GGCTGCCGCAGCTGAGAGTGGTCAGGGCCGAGAGACTGAAGTGCGGCTACTCCAAGGATGGTAAGTCTACGGCCGCTGTGGCGGTCGTCAAGGGAGCGGCGCCGCTGGTGGCAGCCGTGACGGCAGCTGGcccggcgctggcgctggtgGACGAGCGGATGTCGACGGAGGGCACGGGGCTGAGCCTGGGGCTGAGCAACAACCTGCTGGGGTGGATCCTGCTGGGCGTCTTCGGCCTCATCTGGTCCCTCTACACCGTCTACTCCTCCaccctcgacgacgacgacgagtcCGGCGGCCTCTCGCTCTGA
- the LOC100837164 gene encoding 40S ribosomal protein S15, whose amino-acid sequence MMIKRPFRKFTYRGVDLDDILDMFAKELAELFPARARRRFTRGLLKMKHIRLIRSLRVARQAAAPGEKPGCVRTHLRDMIIVPEMIGSQIAVYNGKCFNQIEIKPEMMGHYLAEFSCSYKPVRHGRPGIGATHSSRFIPLK is encoded by the exons ATGATGATCAAGAGGCCGTTCCGCAAGTTCACCTACCGCGGCGTGGACCTCGACGACATCCTCGACATGTTCGCAAAAGAACTCGCCGAGCTCTTCCCTGCCCGCGCCCGCAGAAG GTTTACCAGGGGCCTCCTGAAGATGAAGCATATCAGACTAATCAGGAGCCTGCGCGTGGCG AGACAGGCTGCAGCTCCTGGCGAGAAGCCAGGGTGTGTAAGGACTCATCTGCGCGACATGATAATTGTGCCAGAGATGATCGGCAGCCAAATCGCAGTGTACAACGGGAAATGCTTCAACCAGATCGAGATCAAGCCCGAGATGATGGGTCACTACCTTGCCGAATTCTCCTGCAGCTACAAGCCCGTCAGGCATGGAAGGCCTGGGATTGGCGCCACCCACTCCTCGAGGTTCATTCCTCTCAAGTGA
- the LOC100837470 gene encoding uncharacterized protein LOC100837470 codes for MRDDGPAAALVPRLVVSSGSRVEELERFSHYVARQIGFDHANECHHLCTLAYDYLRKNKGYEENIFAFFQNTPDPESLVVKFIEELDKCILGYFSFHWKCSTYMITQVLTVEGAPKRKLRNMVLEATRNQRFERVTRNLKVTRLFSTLVEELKAIGLSSHDQAQCSDVMVPAAHCDRSPVLLLMGGGMGAGKSTVLQDILKEAFWSGAAANAVVVEADAFKETDVIYRAISSRGHHNDMLQTAELVHQSSMDAASSLLVTALNEGRDVIMDGTLSWEPFFQQTVAMARAVHRQRYRMGVGYKVTEDGTITEDYWEPVEDSSTDEDSSPRRRKPYRIELVGVVCDAYLAVVRGIRRAVITGRAVRVKSQLQSHKRFAMAFHGYCGLVDNARLYSTNSMGAPKLIGWKDGDSNLLVDPEEIGCLDRVGGLNDEANSVDELYPGGAPSPSAWQDLVASPSRASSQRELKAAVQTSEARFRAV; via the exons aTGAGGGACGACGGGCCTGCGGCCGCGCTGGTGCCGCGGCTGGTGGTGTCCAGCGGCAGCCGCGTCGAGGAGCTCGAGAGGTTCTCCCATTACGTCG CTAGGCAAATTGGCTTTGACCATGCGAATGAGTGCCACCACCTGTGTACACTAGCTTACGATTATCTGAGGAAGAACAAGGGTTATgaagaaaatatatttgcattCTTCCAGAATACCCCGGATCCTGAATCCCTGGTTGTAAAGTTCATCGAGGAGCTCGACAAATGTATACTTGGTTACTTCTCCTTCCATTGGAAATGTTCAACTTACATGATTACCCAG GTTCTAACTGTAGAAGGTGCCCCCAAAAGAAAGCTCAGGAACATGGTACTGGAGGCCACTAG GAATCAGAGATTTGAGAGGGTCACAAGAAACTTAAAGGTTACCAGGCTATTTTCCACACTGGTAGAGGAGCTGAAGGCCATAGGGCTATCTTCCCATGATCAGGCACAATGCAGTGATGTGATGGTCCCAGCAGCACATTGTGATCGCAGCCCAGTCCTACTCCTGATGGGTGGTGGGATGGGAGCTGGCAAGAGCACTGTACTTCAAGATATACTCAAGGA AGCATTTTGGtctggagcagcagcaaatgCAGTGGTGGTGGAGGCAGATGCATTCAAGGAAACCGATGTTATCTATCGAGCCATCAGCTCAAGAGGCCACCACAATGACATGTTGCAGACGGCAGAGCTG GTGCACCAGTCATCGATGGATGCGGCCTCATCACTCCTTGTGACAGCCCTCAACGAAGGGAGGGATGTGATCATGGATGGCACGCTATCGTGGGAGCCATTCTTCCAGCAGACGGTGGCCATGGCAAGGGCCGTACACCGACAGCGGTACCGCATGGGCGTGGGCTACAAGGTTACTGAAGACGGGACAATCACCGAGGATTACTGGGAGCCGGTTGAGGACTCCAGTACTGATGAAGATAGCTCGCCAAGAAGAAGGAAGCCTTACCGCATCGAGCTCGTCGGTGTAGTCTGTGATGCCTATCTTGCAGTTGTGAGAGGAATCAG GAGAGCCGTGATCACAGGGAGAGCAGTGAGGGTGAAGTCCCAGCTGCAGTCCCACAAGCGATTCGCCATGGCGTTCCACGGATACTGCGGCCTCGTCGACAATGCGAGGCTTTACAGCACCAACTCCATGGGTGCTCCAAAG TTGATTGGGTGGAAGGACGGCGATAGCAACCTCCTGGTGGACCCCGAGGAAATCGGTTGCCTGGATAGGGTGGGCGGCCTGAACGACGAGGCCAACAGCGTCGACGAGCTCTACCCCGGCGGCGCGCCGTCACCGTCGGCGTGGCAGGACCTCGTCGCGTCGCCGTCCAGGGCGTCCTCGCAGCGGGAGCTCAAGGCCGCCGTGCAGACCAGCGAGGCGCGCTTCCGGGCTGTGTAA